One segment of Babesia bigemina genome assembly Bbig001, chromosome : II DNA contains the following:
- a CDS encoding zinc finger (B box) protein, putative: MENPVVRDSDEWNALEFALQLRCRSSRVTLLQAWNVTKPDAVSVFSRWVQTTPIVEAFIDAGGLDRNNSTQDVCTRGFEVGSNGFKVSIGNIHCASFPLLRSTLRDGATSDTRSGALDDKGQILPPKNATTTNIMYGDRKVYEYFVCDVALGKAIAAADEVEAQRLRLTMPVEYDSIYLENHGRERFLDVTAMLKPREPAAAPDNRPEEFFSEGVLPQFAFRREYIIYGASQILPRYLIQFEFDPAADETFALPLCDSCQNDAATIYCPSDTARICKKCDEKLHTQNKVVSRHIRVPLNQMPRPAARCRLHPSKVYTMYCTFCHLPVCQHCASGHIHGQGANEANSARFVPIANAYDAAIYEMQQQSNNAISRRREYLKSLLQQVDRIEQAVEDNCERVEASCYENLEATLKQLHSKIGGSLEELVAEQTENKRQMSEIEWSEHFADYLKNTLLPADYLRAWLRHCRVRSDMDADAYKGPLQEIFPDLDMKGELAITHEHAAEHVHK; encoded by the exons ATGGAGAACCCCGTCGTGCGCGACAGCGACGAGTGGAACGCGCTGGAgttcgcgctgcagctgcgctgcaggagctcAAGGGTGACCCTGCTACAGGCGTGGAACGTCACCAAACCGGATGCTGTTTCGGTGTTCAGCAGATGGGTACAG ACCACTCCCATCGTCGAGGCGTTTATAGACGCCGGCGGCCTGGACCGCAATAACTCGACCCAGGACGTGTGCACGCGAGGCTTTGAGGTCGGCAGCAACGGCTTCAAGGTCAGCATCGGCAACATACA CTGCGCGAGCTTCCCCTTGCTGCGTTCGACGCTGCGGGACGGCGCAACGTCGGATACCAGAAGCG GCGCCCTCGACGACAAGGGGCAGATCCTGCCGCCTAAGAACGCAACCACGACCAACATCATGTACGGCGACAGGAAGGTATACGAGTACTTCGTCTGTGACGTCG CGTTGGGCAAGGCCATCGCCGCAGCCGACGAGGTCGAGGCGCAGCGGCTTAGGCTCACCATGCCAGTGGAGTACGACAGCATCTACCTCGAGAACCACGGCCGTGAGCGCTTTCTGGACGTTACTGCGATGTTGAAGCCGCGCgagccggcggcggcgccggaCAACCGGCCTGAGGAGTTCTTCTCGGAGGGGGTGCTCCCGCAGTTTGCGTTCCGCCGGGAGTACATCATCTACGGCGCCTCGCAGATACTCCCGCGGTACCTCATACAGTTCGAGTTCGACCCTGCTGCCGACGAGACGTTCGCGCTGCCGCTCTGCGACAGCTGCCAGAACGACGCGGCCACGATATACTGCCCTTCGGACACGGCGCGCATATGCAAGAAGTGCGACGAAAAGCTGCACACCCAAAACAAGGTGGTATCACGCCACATCCGCGTGCCCCTCAACCAG ATGCCGCGTCCCGCCGCCCGCTGCAGACTCCACCCCTCCAAGGTATACACGATGTACTGCACCTTCTGCCACTTGCCggtctgccagcactgcgcctCGGGCCACATCCACGGCCAGGGGGCCAACGAGGCAAACTCGGCGCGCTTCGTGCCCATCGCAAACGCCTACGACGCCGCCATATACGAGATGCAGCAGCAGTCCAACAACGCAATCTCGCGGCGCCGGGAGTACCTGAAGTCGCTGCTGCAACAGGtcgaccgcatcgagcaggcaGTGGAGGACAACTGCGAACGCGTCGAGGCCAGCTGCTACGAGAACCTAGAGGCGACGCTCAAGCAGCTGCATAGTAAAATAGGAGGCTCCCTCGAGGAGCTGGTCGCGGAGCAGACCGAAAACAAGCGGCAGATGAGCGAAATCGAGTGGTCCGAGCACTTCGCGGACTACTTGAAGAACACGTTGCTGCCGGCGGACTACCTGCGCGCATGGCTGCGCCACTGCCGCGTCCGCAGCGACATGGACGCCGACGCATACAAGGGGCCGTTGCAGGAGATATTCCCCGATCTGGACATGAAGGGAGAGCTTGCCATCACACACGAGCATGCGGCTGAGCACGTGCATAAGTGA
- a CDS encoding BolA-like protein, putative — MITKAVVEERLRALLAPVFLKVVDNSGGCGAAFHAYIVSQQFSGKRLLERHRLVNGAIAEEMPHIHAFTMQCLTPDEWEAKDRPES; from the coding sequence ATGATAACTAAGGCGGTGGTTGAGGAGCGTCTGCGCGCATTGCTGGCCCCTGTGTTCCTGAAGGTCGTGGACAACTCGggcggctgcggcgccgccTTTCACGCCTACATCGTGTCTCAGCAGTTTAGCGGCAAGAGGCTGCTCGAACGCCACCGACTTGTTAACGGCGCGATTGCGGAGGAGATGCCGCACATCCACGCCTTCACAATGCAGTGTCTCACCCCTGACGAATGGGAGGCCAAGGACCGCCCGGAGTCTTAA
- a CDS encoding ENOS INTERACTING domain containg PROTEIN, producing the protein MTRHSKHNTGNAVFTYHERRKVKDFNTLRQRLGADSMRKCEHCWLCLSTAVKPVCTPAGYVFCKECILKCCAKQLEDHKREVEEWNAQLLYEEAKKAEEFHSTHESLKRKLVDTSVFGVSTVKSAKRQASGAPNEREKATTAADSNFWVANATRKGDAETKGERGARMPPKPKPGLKCPITGKPLKIKDLVEMHPDTEESDDPASGVTWVCSVSQQPISHNPVLLDRRTGRLVLRRYLKLSNAEEDGLFIELIPGGTGFAAHNGVMAQKYREALL; encoded by the coding sequence ATGACGCGACACAGCAAGCATAACACCGGCAACGCTGTCTTCACGTACCATGAGAGGAGGAAGGTCAAGGACTTCAACACGCTGCGTCAGCGCCTCGGCGCGGATTCCATGCGTAAATGCGAGCACTGCTGGCTCTGCCTGTCCACGGCGGTGAAGCCTGTTTGCACGCCGGCGGGCTACGTGTTTTGCAAGGAGTGCATCCTAAAGTGTTGCGCGAAGCAGCTGGAGGACCACAAGCGCGAGGTCGAGGAGTGGaacgcgcagctgctgtacgAGGAGGCTAAGAAGGCCGAGGAGTTCCACAGCACCCATGAGTCGCTGAAGCGGAAGCTGGTGGACACGAGCGTGTTCGGCGTGAGCACGGTAAAGTCCGCGAAACGCCAGGCGAGCGGCGCGCCGAACGAGCGCGAAAAGGCAACCACAGCGGCCGACAGTAACTTCTGGGTCGCCAACGCGACGCGCAAAGGCGATGCGGAGACGAAGGGTGAGCGCGGCGCCAGGATGCCCCCGAAGCCCAAGCCCGGTCTCAAGTGTCCCATCACAGGCAAGCCGCTGAAGATCAAGGACCTGGTGGAAATGCACCCCGACACTGAAGAGTCCGACGACCCCGCTTCTGGGGTCACCTGGGTGTGCTCAGTGTCGCAGCAACCGATATCGCACAACCCTGTCTTGCTGGACCGCAGAACCGGCAGGCTGGTCCTCCGCCGCTACTTGAAGCTGTCTAACGCCGAGGAAGACGGCCTGTTCATCGAGCTGATTCCCGGCGGAACTGGATTCGCCGCGCACAACGGCGTCATGGCACAGAAATACCGAGAGGCGTTGCTGTGA
- a CDS encoding NLI interacting factor-like phosphatase family protein, putative: protein MGLFEYLSSALSVAVELNYYVLGAGALYLLAKIVEFKAISRFGSGDELFAKRVRPGYSLVLDLDGTILHSVQTRGNNTTSSIALNVGKRVRHFVVYKRPHLDTFLMEMRKRYEIVLYSASQPLYADACLNYACVNHLFDRKLYRNDCIVGHGGAFVKDLCKINSDLSKVVVLQNPLQSNAHISANSLFIDSWSGGRHDTALLDIMPLLQALSHVDDVRHILALRRSGQPEFSQRSVTPQEKLSDSAATPGEPFSAAGRAEILGELQNWDNIGARLTTRVKRIFDTMGPDTTLHMPAPRDGPPRFNKNNK, encoded by the exons ATGGGTCTGTTCGAGTACCTGTCGAGTGCCCTCTCGGTCGCCGTGGAGCTAAACTACTACGTGCTAGGCGCGGGCGCTCTGTACCTCCTCGCGAAGATCGTCGAGTTCAAGGCTATATCCAGATTCGGATCCGGCGATGAGCTCTTCGCAAAGCGCGTCAGGCCAGGGTACTCGCTGGTGCTTGACCTCGACGGCACGATTTTGCATTCCGTCCAAACGAGG GGCAACAACACCACGTCGTCCATCGCCCTAAATGTTGGCAAACGAGTTCGCCACTTCGTGGTGTACAAGCGTCCGCATCTGGACACCTTCCTGATGGAGATGCGCAAGCGCTACGAGATCGTGCTGTACAGCGCGTCGCAACCGCTGTACGCAGACGCGTGCCTGAACTACGCGTGCGTCAACCACCTCTTCGACAGGAAGCTCTATCGCAACGACTGCATCGTGGGCCACGGCGGCGCGTTCGTGAAGGACCTCTGCAAGATCAACAGCGACCTGTCGAAAGTGGTGGTGCTGCAGAACCCGCTGCAGTCCAACGCCCACATTTCCGCGAACAGCCTGTTCATAGACAGCTGGTCCGGCGGCCGGCACGACActgcgctgctggacatcaTGCCCCTGCTGCAAGCGCTGAGCCACGTGGACGACGTGCGCCACATCTTGGCGTTGCGCCGCAGCGGTCAGCCGGAGTTTTCCCAACGCAGCGTGACACCGCAGGAGAAGCTCAGCGactccgccgccacgccgggCGAGCCGTTCAGCGCGGCCGGGCGCGCTGAGATCCTGGGTGAGCTGCAGAACTGGGACAACATCGGAGCTCGCCTGACAACGCGGGTCAAGCGTATCTTCGACACCATGGGCCCCGATACCACGCTGCACATGCCCGCGCCGAGGGACGGGCCGCCGCGGTTTAACAAAAATAATAAGTAG
- a CDS encoding GDP-fucose transporter 1: MDFEDLKIFKSWEQVKPYFTNPSLITVEALFILLTLCNVYVVHTLFVTVLPAPVFITWWQLTQGLLSAYILGDFGQMYPKMAYFPSVKIELGLLKTLVLPTIAYVAMLCSTNIMLCKAPSTAAFPILASGAVAAHHAARFIACGEEYMPMRWKAIGFLVLAFVLGATDKHIAPGNIMTVALLYAFLAAVFRAGFMERALHIVGGRGNALHNHQHLIGAMILPVVWIVNGELKVLIRDLPWDITAAKTWQVWGCFVAVGALPFVKNVVSNRLIRQTGQAPWRMLELIAVALLFIIGSCKQAPSWQVVLATIFVIIGRFLGAVDVIRNLQYAREPGTSMGHQASEPFLQKDEAALVQEMEA, from the coding sequence ATGGATTTCGAGGACCTGAAGATCTTCAAGAGCTGGGAGCAGGTGAAGCCTTACTTCACCAATCCCAGCCTCATCACCGTCGAGGCGCTCTTCATCTTGTTGACGCTATGCAACGTGTACGTGGTGCACACTCTGTTCGTGACCGTGCTGCCCGCGCCGGTTTTCATCACCTGGTGGCAGCTCACCCAGGGCCTGCTGTCCGCGTACATCCTGGGTGACTTCGGCCAGATGTACCCGAAGATGGCCTACTTCCCCAGCGTCAAGATTGAGCTCGGGCTCCTCAAGACCCTCGTGCTGCCGACCATCGCTTACGTTGCGATGCTGTGCTCCACCAACATCATGCTTTGCAAGGCCCCGTCCACGGCCGCCTTCCCCATCCTCGCCTCCGGCGCTGTCGCCGCGCACCACGCCGCGCGTTTCATCGCATGCGGAGAGGAGTACATGCCCATGCGTTGGAAGGCCATTGGTTTCTTGGTGCTTGCGTTCGTCCTCGGCGCGACCGACAAGCACATTGCGCCTGGCAACATCATGACCGTCGCTTTGCTGTACGCGTTCCTGGCCGCCGTGTTCCGCGCTGGTTTCATGGAGCGTGCCCTGCACATCGTGGGCGGCCGCGGCAACGCGCTGCACAACCACCAGCACctcatcggcgccatgatcCTCCCCGTCGTCTGGATCGTCAACGGCGAGCTCAAGGTGCTCATCCGCGACTTGCCGTGGGACATCACCGCTGCTAAGACGTGGCAGGTATGGGGCTGCTTCGTGGCGGTTGGCGCGCTGCCATTCGTCAAGAACGTCGTGTCGAACAGGCTGATCAGGCAGACTGGCCAGGCTCCGTGGCGCATGCTGGAGCTGATCGCCGTGGCGCTGCTGTTCATCATTGGCTCGTGCAAGCAGGCTCCGTCCTGGCAGGTGGTGCTGGCCACTATCTTCGTTATCATCGGTCGTTTCTTGGGCGCCGTGGACGTCATCAGGAACCTGCAGTACGCAAGGGAGCCCGGCACCAGCATGGGCCACCAGGCTTCCGAGCCCTTCCTGCAGAAGGACGAGGCCGCCCTTGTACAGGAAATGGAGGCTTGA